In Rutidosis leptorrhynchoides isolate AG116_Rl617_1_P2 chromosome 2, CSIRO_AGI_Rlap_v1, whole genome shotgun sequence, one genomic interval encodes:
- the LOC139894473 gene encoding disease resistance protein RGA2-like produces MAEIIAYDLVKAVLEKLASEAFKKIARSQGIQSELNNLKRRLFQIQNVLNDASQKQVTNEAVKQWLNSLQHLAYDIDDVLDGLATKQDSVAKTSKVRKLIPTCCTNFSLTKRVSHKLDPIINKLQDLEKEKNDLGLVIVKHDKPKNMISRKLQTSLVDESKIIGRQTEKEKLVHKLLTEESRGDENYSIVPIIGMGGVGKTTLAKLLYNDNQVKDHFELKAWVCVSDDFDSAGITKAIFQSMGGENKEFANFSLLQEALKNQVLGKRFLLVLDDVWSESYEDWETLVLPFHACAPGSKIIMTTRKVELLKKLGFKHIEQMKNLSDDEALSLVALHALGVSNFDLHPMLKQHGEDLVKKCGGLPLALIALGRLLRTKEEEEYYWKEVLNSEIWKLKDGGGIVPALRLSYNDLSACLKRLFAYCSFFPKDYIFDKRELVLLWMAEGFLHHSTLNKSTEEQFGYECFEELFSRSFFQHAANDNKSLFVMHDLINDLGTSIAGDFFVRLENEMQKDKGSEALEKYRHMSFVREKYEVYNRFKAFEKATSLRTFMATSVGVIGKWDRFFLSNKILVDLLPKLPLLRVLNLSNFEIREVPDTIGSLRQLRYLNLEDYTCLKATNKLCNLYNLQTLILFGCRKLAELPSNFSNLKNLRHIDIRKTDSLNEMPLGIDKLKNLQTLSKIKIGNRFGINELKELNNLCGEISIEGLHEVQNAIDVREANFSQKRISELELIWSDVFDDSRKEQLEKECLEELKPHSDTLKKLNIVSYGGIELPNWVVGSSFVRLSNVHIRGCKKCTRLPPLGQLVSLEELFIEGMDEVKNVGMEFTGTTNGVSFTSLNVLSFEDMKGWESWSINCGDVFPCLEKLFIENCPSLVKVSLVELPSLRQLEIRACDHNVLTSLVRIASSVTELELNRISGLTDEVWRGVCKHLRAVEEVSISYCNEIRYLWESEAKASTVFVRLRKLEVFSCDNLVRLGEREGDDDDVHDCGSNLLLLTSLSILYIYDCENMERCSCPNNIEALTVERVRDVSFSKGGGQNLKSVHIEGEDKSQIINSNNKGMPLLQYLSILYTPNLRFILELNCFLHLTSLVIHSCESLESFPDQQLPDLPSLTTLAITECPRMDDGSFPRGLWPPNLVFLEVGGLKKPISEWDPQNFPPSLVDITLHGESEDDVNSGCQLSSLLPSSLTSLTLLYFKELETISMGLEHLTSLQHLQIKWCPKMKDLPEMLLPSLLSLRILECPKLKERCSESKSKSRIGGGSHDYWPLISHIPAIIMDYD; encoded by the exons ATGGCTGAAATCATTGCTTATGATCTCGTGAAAGCCGTTCTTGAGAAGTTGGCTTCTGAAGCTTTCAAGAAAATTGCTCGGTCTCAAGGAATTCAATCCGAGCTCAACAACCTGAAGAGGAGATTGTTCCAGATCCAAAACGTTCTTAATGATGCTTCTCAAAAACAAGTAACTAATGAAGCTGTTAAACAGTGGTTAAATAGTCTCCAACATTTAGCTTACGATATTGATGACGTACTCGATGGTTTAGCAACCAAACAAGATTCTGTTGCCAAAACCAGCAAGGTAAGAAAACTCATCCCAACTTGTTGCACAAACTTCTCATTAACTAAGAGGGTGAGTCACAAGTTAGATCCTATTATTAACAAATTGCAAGATTTAGAAAAGGAAAAAAATGATCTTGGTTTGGTTATTGTGAAACACGATAAGCCAAAAAATATGATCAGTAGGAAACTTCAGACATCTTTGGTGGATGAATCTAAGATTATTGGAAGGCAAACTGAAAAGGAGAAATTAGTCCACAAGTTATTGACAGAAGAATCACGTGGTGATGAAAACTATAGCATTGTTCCGATAATTGGTATGGGTGGGGTTGGTAAAACAACTCTAGCCAAACTTTTGTATAATGACAACCAGGTGAAGGATCACTTCGAACTCAAGGCGTGGGTATGTGTTTCGGATGATTTTGATAGCGCTGGTATAACCAAGGCTATCTTTCAATCTATGGGCGGAGAAAACAAGGAGTTTGCAAATTTTAGTCTACTTCAAGAAGCCCTTAAAAATCAAGTTTTAGGAAAACGTTTTTTGTTAGTGTTGGATGATGTATGGAGTGAAAGTTATGAGGATTGGGAAACCCTCGTACTTCCATTTCACGCATGTGCTCCTGGAAGTAAAATCATCATGACAACACGAAAGGTAGAATTGCTCAAGAAGCTAGGCTTTAAACATATAGAGCAAATGAAGAACTTGTCAGATGACGAAGCTCTATCTTTGGTTGCTTTACATGCATTAGGTGTAAGTAACTTTGATTTACATCCAATGCTAAAACAACATGGTGAAGATCTTGTGAAAAAATGTGGTGGCTTGCCTTTGGCTTTGATAGCACTTGGGAGGTTATTGAGGACCAAAGAAGAGGAAGAATATTATTGGAAGGAAGTGTTGAATAGTGAGATATGGAAACTAAAAGATGGAGGTGGAATAGTTCCTGCCCTTAGATTAAGCTACAATGATCTTTCTGCGTGTTTGAAACGGCTGTTTGCATATTGCTCTTTTTTTCCGAAAGACTATATATTTGATAAGAGGGAGTTGGTTCTGTTGTGGATGGCAGAAGGATTTTTGCACCATTCGACTCTAAACAAATCTACAGAAGAACAATTtggttatgaatgttttgaagagtTGTTTTCAAGGTCGTTTTTTCAACATGCGGCAAATGACAACAAATCGTTGTTTGTGATGCATGACTTGATAAATGATTTGGGGACATCAATTGCAGGAGACTTTTTTGTTAGGTTAGAAAATGAGATGCAGAAGGATAAAGGGAGTGAAGCATTGGAAAAGTATCGCCATATGTCGTTTGTTCGTGAGAAATATGAAGTCTATAATAGGTTTAAGGCATTCGAAAAAGCTACAAGTTTGAGAACATTCATGGCAACGTCTGTTGGGGTGATAGGTAAGTGGGATCGCTTCTTCTTATCTAATAAGATTCTTGTTGATTTACTTCCAAAGCTTCCATTGTTAAGGGTTCTCAATTTAAGTAACTTTGAGATACGTGAGGTACCAGATACCATTGGTAGTTTGAGGCAGTTAAGGTATCTTAATTTAGAAGACTATACATGCTTGAAAGCAACAAACAAGC tatgcaATCTCTATAATTTGCAGACACTAATCTTGTTTGGCTGTAGAAAATTAGCCGAGTTGCCTAGTAACTTCTCAAATCTTAAGAATCTACGCCACATTGACATCAGAAAAACTGACTCTCTGAATGAGATGCCCTTAGGGATCGACAAGTTAAAAAACCTGCAAACACTCTCCAAAATAAAGATTGGAAACAGATTTGGAATTAACGAGCTTAAAGAATTAAACAACTTGTGCGGGGAGATCTCCATTGAAGGGTTGCATGAAGTGCAAAATGCAATTGATGTACGAGAGGCAAACTTTTCGCAGAAGAGGATTAGCGAGTTAGAGTTGATATGGAGTGATGTGTTTGATGATTCTCGTAAAGAACAGCTTGAAAAGGAGTGCTTAGAAGAGCTGAAGCCTCATAGTGATACTTTAAAAAAACTCAATATAGTGTCATATGGAGGAATAGAGCTTCCAAATTGGGTTGTGGGTTCCTCTTTTGTTAGGTTGTCAAATGTACATATACGAGGCTGTAAAAAGTGTACGCGTTTACCGCCACTTGGGCAGTTGGTGTCACTTGAGGAGCTGTTTattgaaggcatggatgaggtgaAAAATGTGGGTATGGAGTTTACTGGTACTACTAATGGTGTGTCATTCACATCACTTAACGTTCTAAGTTTTGAAGATATGAAGGGGTGGGAGTCATGGTCAATTAATTGTGGGGATGTGTTTCCATGTCTTGAGAAGCTTTTTATAGAAAACTGTCCTTCTCTGGTCAAAGTTTCACTCGTAGAACTACCTTCACTAAGACAACTTGAAATAAGGGCGTGTGATCACAATGTCCTGACAAGTTTGGTTCGTATAGCTTCATCGGTCACCGAGTTAGAACTAAATCGTATTTCAGGTCTTACTGATGAGGTGTGGAGAGGTGTTTGTAAGCATCTCAGGGCAGTTGAAGAAGTAAGCATATCATATTGTAATGAGATAAGATACTTGTGGGAATCAGAAGCAAAGGCAAGTACTGTTTTTGTGCGTTTAAGGAAGTTGGAAGTATTTTCTTGTGATAATTTGGTGAGGCTTGGAGAGAGAGAGGGTGATGATGATGACGTACATGATTGTGGAAGCAATCTCCTCCTCCTCACATCTCTTAgtattttatacatatatgattgtgAGAATATGGAGCGTTGCAGTTGTCCAAACAACATTGAGGCATTGACCGTTGAACGTGTAAGAGATGTTTCCTTTTCAAAAGGAGGAGGGCAGAATCTCAAGTCAGTTCATATTGAAGGCGAAGACAAGAGTCAGATTATCAACAGCAACAACAAAGGCATGCCATTGCTTCAATATTTAAGTATATTATATACGCCAAATCTGAGATTCATCCTTGAATTGAATTGCTTCCTTCATCTCACCAGTCTGGTAATACATTCATGTGAAAGTCTGGAATCATTTCCTGATCAGCAATTGCCGGATCTCCCCTCCTTAACAACTCTGGCAATCACCGAATGTCCAAGAATGGATGATGGTTCATTTCCTCGCGGTCTTTGGCCTCCCAATTTGGTTTTTTTAGAAGTAGGTGGGTTAAAAAAACCCATATCAGAGTGGGACCCACAAAATTTCCCACCTTCACTTGTCGACATAACCTTACATGGGGAGTCCGAAGATGACGTGAACAGTGGTTGTCAGTTGTCTAGTCTTCTTCCATCATCTCTTACTTCTCTCACGTTGTTATATTTTAAGGAATTGGAAACGATATCAATGGGACTGGAACACCTCACCTCCCTCCAACATCTTCAAATTAAGTGGTGCCCAAAGATGAAAGATCTACCAGAAATGTTGTTGCCTTCACTTCTCAGTTTGAGAATCCTTGAATGCCCAAAGCTGAAAGAAAGGTGTAgtgaaagtaaaagtaaaagtcgaATAGGAGGAGGAAGCCACGACTACTGGCCCCTCATCTCTCATATCCCCGCCATCATCATGGACTACGACTAA
- the LOC139894474 gene encoding LOW QUALITY PROTEIN: uncharacterized protein (The sequence of the model RefSeq protein was modified relative to this genomic sequence to represent the inferred CDS: inserted 2 bases in 1 codon), translating to MQQHLSLASSSSSSSLMLRRICSSASAVQFSTAACVANKKKXLVFLGSPSVSASVLDNLLDASSAPDSLFEVSAIVTQPASGRDRGRKVMPSPVAQHALDRGFPAHLIFTPVKATEEAFLSDFSAIEPELCITAAYGNILPNKFLKIPPLGTVNIHPSLLPLYRGASPVQRALQDGVKESGVSLAFTVRALDAGPIIASQKMDIDDHIKAPELLDLLFAKGSELLLQELPSIFDGSARTKAQQQDDSKATLAPKINQEESWLSFDQEATTLHNKVRAFAGWPGTRAKFIVIDEKTDKNTELELKVITSRVYEEGNVNKDDDEVTFRKGSLIVLCGGHTALEILEVQLPGKKVVSAAAFWNGLRGQKLRKLRL from the exons atGCAGCAGCACTTATCattagcatcatcatcatcttcgtctTCATTAATGCTCCGCCGcatttgttcttcagcttctgccgtCCAATTTTCAACTGCTGCTTGTGTTGCTAACAAGAAAAA ACTTGTATTCTTAGGCTCTCCATCG GTTTCTGCTTCTGTTCTCGACAATCTTCTAGATGCTTCTTCCGCTCCGGATTCACTATTCGAG GTTTCTGCAATTGTTACTCAACCAGCTTCAGGAAGAGATAGGGGACGAAAGGTGATGCCGTCACCTGTTGCGCAGCATGCTCTTGATAGAGGTTTCCCCGCTCATCTTATATTCACACCTGTTAAAGCCACCGAg GAAGCATTTTTGTCTGACTTTAGTGCAATTGAGCCAGAACTTTGCATCACTGCAGCATACGGAAACATATTGCCCAACAAATTTTTGAAGATTCCGCCATTAG GGACTGTCAATATACACCCAAGTTTGCTGCCTTTATACCGTGGAGCGTCTCCTGTTCAAAGAGCTTTGCAG GATGGTGTTAAAGAAAGTGGCGTATCATTGGCATTCACTGTCCGGGCATTGGATGCTGGACCCATTATTGCATCCCAAAAAATGGATATAGATGACCATATTAAG GCTCCAGAATTGCTTGATCTGCTATTTGCAAAAG GATCTGaacttctgcttcaagaacttccctCTATATTTGATGGTTCGGCAAGGACAAAAGCTCAACAACAGGATGACTCAAAAGCTACTTTGGCTCCCAAG ATAAATCAAGAGGAGTCTTGGTTATCGTTTGACCAAGAAGCTACAACTCTACACAATAAG GTGCGGGCTTTTGCAGGTTGGCCCGGAACCCGAGCCAAATTTATTGTAATTGATGAGAAGACCGATAAGAATACCGAGCTTGAGCTCAAAGTCATAACTTCAAGAGTTTATGAGGAGGGTAATgttaacaaagatgatgatgaagtgacCTTCAGGAAAGGGTCACTGATCGTACTATGTGGCGGTCACACGGCACTTGAG ATTTTGGAAGTCCAGCTACCGGGTAAGAAAGTGGTAAGCGCAGCTGCATTTTGGAACGGTTTAAGAGGTCAAAAGCTGAGAAAATTGCGGTTATAG
- the LOC139892153 gene encoding uncharacterized protein isoform X2, producing the protein MTLEEKSKYTKRAREVWDDYLSSAPAREPKPRKQANLVTRCSPGRLVNVLKHFTTEQKEAVKSMGFGSLLALKCRTLRRSLCLWLLERFNTIRRSLEICGERIPMYPHDVELVMGLPASGKDVVNAGPDDLVAELRQKYNASNRGISVRFLEERLGQPEAGDDFKRAFLLYVLGTLLCPTARLDVSPSFLHLLTDMDTIHEYNWAKFLLDRLVREVSRYRQGKQRAVGGCLLFLQIFYYECIAIGSSCEPGPVVVPCLSLWTEEAISEREKQEKELGGYGCGEVICRERGLGLGLLNGRDRDDVLPLREVADRVNRGTLVRQDENLENVPFAYKNENTPPVRIDYGYKTPLNYNNSNNLHENRGIYTVQSTCPLLNCNFTGLFQELSDHFTTKHWDSGRRFQYNSPLPVSLGMHETFLVLQAEEDGVLFLLNKGTENIGHTVMVTCIGPTTSNGRSFPYCLVSERGNSSLRLKSYTQTLPGRVEGIPPSDFLLVPFGYLNSSGELNLEVCIWNHSDI; encoded by the exons ATGACACTTGAAGAAAAATCAAAATACACAAAACGTGCGCGTGAAGTGTGGGACGATTACTTGAGTTCGGCTCCCGCTCGTGAACCTAAACCTAGAAAACAAGCCAACTTAGTCACTCGATGTTCTCCAGGCCGTTTAGTTAACGTGTTAAAACACTTTACAACCGAACAAAAGGAAGCCGTTAAAAGTATGGGATTCGGTAGTCTTCTTGCTCTTAAATGTAGAACATTAAGGCGTAGTTTGTGTTTATGGTTACTAGAAAGATTTAATACCATAAGGCGTAGTTTAGAGATTTGCGGTGAACGTATTCCTATGTACCCTCATGATGTGGAACTCGTAATGGGATTACCGGCTAGTGGAAAGGACGTGGTGAACGCGGGTCCCGATGACTTAGTAGCCGAATTGCGTCAAAAGTACAACGCTTCAAATCGAGGAATTTCGGTGCGTTTTCTAGAAGAAAGATTGGGTCAACCCGAAGCGGGAGACGATTTTAAACGAGCGTTTCTTTTGTATGTTTTAGGGACACTTTTGTGTCCTACCGCAAGGCTAGACGTTAGCCCTTCGTTTCTTCATTTATTAACGGATATGGATACTATCCATGAATACAATTGGGCGAAATTCTTACTTGATAGGCTTGTTAGGGAAGTGTCTCGTTATCGGCAAGGGAAACAACGTGCGGTTGGTGGTTGTTTACTATTTCTTCAG ATTTTTTACTATGAGTGTATTGCTATTGGAAGTAGTTGTGAACCGGGCCCCGTTGTTGTTCCGTGTTTATCGTTGTGGACAGAGGAAGCTATTTCGGAAAGAGAAAAACAGGAAAAAGAGCTTGGTGGTTACGGATGTGGTGAG GTAATTTGCAGGGAGAGAGGTCTTGGGTTGGGGTTGTTAAATGGAAGGGATCGTGATGACGTACTCCCATTAAGAGAGGTGGCTGATAGAGTTAATCGTGGTACTCTCGTTCGCCAGGACGAAAACCTG GAAAATGTGCCGTTTGCTTACAAGAACGAGAATACACCCCCTGTTCGAATCGATTACGGCTACAAGACTCCATTAAATTATAACAACTCAAACAACCTTCATGAAAATAGAGGTATATACACAGTTCAATCCACATGTCCTCTTCTGAACTGCAACTTCACGGGTTTATTTCAAGAATTATCAGATCATTTCACCACTAAACATTGGGATTCTGGAAGACGTTTTCAGTATAATTCTCCATTACCCGTATCTCTAGGCATGCATGAAACATTCCTTGTTCTTCAAGCAGAAGAAGACGGCGTTCTCTTCTTACTGAATAAAGGGACTGAAAATATTGGTCATACCGTTATGGTAACTTGTATTGGGCCCACCACTAGTAATGGCCGTAGTTTTCCTTACTGTCTTGTTTCAGAAAGGGGAAATAGTTCGTTAAGATTAAAGTCGTATACACAAACTCTTCCTGGTAGAGTTGAAGGTATTCCTCCGTCTGATTTTCTTTTGGTCCCGTTTGGGTATCTTAATTCGTCCGGGGAGCTCAATTTGGAGGTTTGTATATGGAACCATTCGGATATATAG
- the LOC139892153 gene encoding uncharacterized protein isoform X1 has protein sequence MVITDSSPNFDDAADIFSPMMPSESESMMGKRKEIVGNELEGSRRKKKKKQGGTPRPACSWVHFSREFIKEYSASHPESSGLKVATKAASDAWKVMTLEEKSKYTKRAREVWDDYLSSAPAREPKPRKQANLVTRCSPGRLVNVLKHFTTEQKEAVKSMGFGSLLALKCRTLRRSLCLWLLERFNTIRRSLEICGERIPMYPHDVELVMGLPASGKDVVNAGPDDLVAELRQKYNASNRGISVRFLEERLGQPEAGDDFKRAFLLYVLGTLLCPTARLDVSPSFLHLLTDMDTIHEYNWAKFLLDRLVREVSRYRQGKQRAVGGCLLFLQIFYYECIAIGSSCEPGPVVVPCLSLWTEEAISEREKQEKELGGYGCGEVICRERGLGLGLLNGRDRDDVLPLREVADRVNRGTLVRQDENLENVPFAYKNENTPPVRIDYGYKTPLNYNNSNNLHENRGIYTVQSTCPLLNCNFTGLFQELSDHFTTKHWDSGRRFQYNSPLPVSLGMHETFLVLQAEEDGVLFLLNKGTENIGHTVMVTCIGPTTSNGRSFPYCLVSERGNSSLRLKSYTQTLPGRVEGIPPSDFLLVPFGYLNSSGELNLEVCIWNHSDI, from the exons ATGGTTATTACTGATAGCTCCCCCAATTTTGATGATGCTGCTGACATTTTTTCTCCAATG ATGCCAAGTGAAAGCGAATCGATGATGGGAAAAAGAAAAGAAATTGTGGGCAATGAACTTGAAGGAAGCAGGAGGAAGAAAAAGAAGAAGCAAGGCGGTACACCTCGTCCTGCTTGCTCCTGGGTACATTTTAG CCGGGAATTTATTAAGGAGTACAGTGCTTCACATCCCGAATCCTCTGGTCTGAAAGTT GCAACAAAAGCAGCTTCGGATGCTTGGAAAGTGATGACACTTGAAGAAAAATCAAAATACACAAAACGTGCGCGTGAAGTGTGGGACGATTACTTGAGTTCGGCTCCCGCTCGTGAACCTAAACCTAGAAAACAAGCCAACTTAGTCACTCGATGTTCTCCAGGCCGTTTAGTTAACGTGTTAAAACACTTTACAACCGAACAAAAGGAAGCCGTTAAAAGTATGGGATTCGGTAGTCTTCTTGCTCTTAAATGTAGAACATTAAGGCGTAGTTTGTGTTTATGGTTACTAGAAAGATTTAATACCATAAGGCGTAGTTTAGAGATTTGCGGTGAACGTATTCCTATGTACCCTCATGATGTGGAACTCGTAATGGGATTACCGGCTAGTGGAAAGGACGTGGTGAACGCGGGTCCCGATGACTTAGTAGCCGAATTGCGTCAAAAGTACAACGCTTCAAATCGAGGAATTTCGGTGCGTTTTCTAGAAGAAAGATTGGGTCAACCCGAAGCGGGAGACGATTTTAAACGAGCGTTTCTTTTGTATGTTTTAGGGACACTTTTGTGTCCTACCGCAAGGCTAGACGTTAGCCCTTCGTTTCTTCATTTATTAACGGATATGGATACTATCCATGAATACAATTGGGCGAAATTCTTACTTGATAGGCTTGTTAGGGAAGTGTCTCGTTATCGGCAAGGGAAACAACGTGCGGTTGGTGGTTGTTTACTATTTCTTCAG ATTTTTTACTATGAGTGTATTGCTATTGGAAGTAGTTGTGAACCGGGCCCCGTTGTTGTTCCGTGTTTATCGTTGTGGACAGAGGAAGCTATTTCGGAAAGAGAAAAACAGGAAAAAGAGCTTGGTGGTTACGGATGTGGTGAG GTAATTTGCAGGGAGAGAGGTCTTGGGTTGGGGTTGTTAAATGGAAGGGATCGTGATGACGTACTCCCATTAAGAGAGGTGGCTGATAGAGTTAATCGTGGTACTCTCGTTCGCCAGGACGAAAACCTG GAAAATGTGCCGTTTGCTTACAAGAACGAGAATACACCCCCTGTTCGAATCGATTACGGCTACAAGACTCCATTAAATTATAACAACTCAAACAACCTTCATGAAAATAGAGGTATATACACAGTTCAATCCACATGTCCTCTTCTGAACTGCAACTTCACGGGTTTATTTCAAGAATTATCAGATCATTTCACCACTAAACATTGGGATTCTGGAAGACGTTTTCAGTATAATTCTCCATTACCCGTATCTCTAGGCATGCATGAAACATTCCTTGTTCTTCAAGCAGAAGAAGACGGCGTTCTCTTCTTACTGAATAAAGGGACTGAAAATATTGGTCATACCGTTATGGTAACTTGTATTGGGCCCACCACTAGTAATGGCCGTAGTTTTCCTTACTGTCTTGTTTCAGAAAGGGGAAATAGTTCGTTAAGATTAAAGTCGTATACACAAACTCTTCCTGGTAGAGTTGAAGGTATTCCTCCGTCTGATTTTCTTTTGGTCCCGTTTGGGTATCTTAATTCGTCCGGGGAGCTCAATTTGGAGGTTTGTATATGGAACCATTCGGATATATAG